In Sceloporus undulatus isolate JIND9_A2432 ecotype Alabama chromosome 7, SceUnd_v1.1, whole genome shotgun sequence, one DNA window encodes the following:
- the SUGP1 gene encoding SURP and G-patch domain-containing protein 1 translates to MEGGQEAPGKSNWWFGVTMPKSMKTKTSVNILHQEKLIAQKKREIEAKLEQQAKQTHLTSQQSSQASDDESSDGKGSISNKFANDGSFLQQFLKLQKEKSGSGPSCSSAEASGTHTPPAKKPPLTGKRPSLNVSSMLSQVKTYTHSKQTPVTNRLSVFQSPDEDEEDDYEQWLEIKICPPEDIRTRRIVEKLARAVAEGGPELEKVALDDCKDNPTFSFLHDKNSPEFLYYRKKLAEIWKKSQVPEEPCSSPKVSPPDDKETKDCAEKLARFVADGGPVVEMVALKNNRENQSFRFLYEPDSSGYKYYQQKLEEFRKAKGAPPVPKTNPKRKATPEEAPSSSTSAPVAAPAPAPAPDLFPEPATSPPPVKQVAAPAAKKKRKSRWGPEEEKMDLPPPELAQQTEEPSPTPLSVQDLKGLGYEKGKPFGLVGVTELSDAQRKQLKEQQEMQQMYDLIMKHKQAMQEMQIMWERTVKDHKSGYDSDEEVDNELGTWEHQLRRMEMDKTREWAEQLTQMGRGKHFIGDFLPPDELDKFMETFKALKEGREPDYSEYKEFKLTVENIGYQMLMKMGWKEGDGLGSDGQGIKAPVNKGVRAINGAGFGIDRPADLTKEDDEYEAFRKRMMLAYRFRPNPLNNPRRPYY, encoded by the exons GAAAAAGTAACTGGTGGTTTGGAGTCACCATGCCCAAGTCTATGAAGACCAAGACCAGCGTGAACATCCTCCACCAGGAGAAGCTCATTGCCCAAAAGAAGCGGGAGATCGAGGCCAAGCTGGAGCAACAGGCAAAACAGACCCATTTGACCAGTCAGCAGTCCTCCCAGGCTAGCGA TGATGAGAGCAGCGATGGCAAAGGGTCCATTTCGAACAAGTTTGCCAACGATGGGAGTTTCCTCCAGCAGTTTCTCAAACTGCAGAAAGAGAAATCAGGAAGTG GCCCTTCCTGCAGTTCTGCTGAAGCCTCGGGAACACATACCCCACCTGCAAAGAAGCCCCCTTTAACAGGGAAGCGACCCAGCCTCAATGTCAGCAGCATGCTGAGCCAAGTCAAAACCTACACTCATTCCAAACAGACGCCTGTGACCAACCGGCTCAGTGTTTTCCAGTCGCCGGACGAGGATGAAGAAGATGACTACGAACAGTGGCTGGAGATTAAAA TTTGTCCCCCAGAGGACATCAGGACCCGCCGGATCGTGGAGAAGCTGGCCAGGGCAGTGGCTGAAGGGGGGCCGGAGCTGGAGAAGGTGGCACTGGATGACTGCAAGGATAACCCAACCTTTTC GTTCCTGCATGATAAGAACAGTCCAGAATTTCTGTACtacagaaagaaactggcagagaTATGGAAAAAGAGCCAAGTGCCCGAAGAGCCCTGTTCTTCCCCGAAAG TTTCACCCCCAGACGACAAAGAGACCAAGGACTGTGCTGAGAAGCTGGCCAGGTTTGTGGCGGACGGGGGCCCTGTGGTGGAAATGGTCGCCCTGAAGAACAACCGCGAGAACCAGTCATTCAG GTTTTTGTATGAGCCTGACAGCTCTGGCTACAAGTATTACCAGCAGAAGCTGGAGGAGTTCCGGAAAGCTAAGGGGGCACCGCCTGTCCCTAAAACTAACCCTAAACGCAAAGCCACCCCTGAGGAGGCACCCTCTTCGTCCACTTCAGCCCCAGTCGCAgctccagccccagccccagccccagatTTGTTTCCAGAGCCAGCAACATCACCGCCACCAGTGAAGCAAGTGGCTGCACCAGCTGCCAAGAAAAAACGAAAAAGCCGGTGGggtccagaggaggagaagatggACCTGCCTCCCCCAGAACTGGCTCAGCAGACAGAGGAACCCTCCCCTACGCCACTCTCTG TCCAGGACCTTAAAGGACTCGGCTACGAGAAGGGGAAGCCATTTGGGCTGGTGGGAGTGACAGAGCTGTCGGACGCCCAGCGGAAGCAACTGAAGGAGCAGCAAGAG ATGCAACAAATGTATGACCTAATCATGAAGCATAAGcaggccatgcaggaaatgcagATCATGTGGGAGAGGACAGTCAAAGACCACAAGTCTGGCTATGACAGTGATGAGGAGGTCGACAACGAGCTGGGAACATGGGAGCATCAGCTTCGGCGCATGGAAATGGACAAAACGCGAG AGTGGGCAGAGCAGCTAACTCAGATGGGCCGGGGGAAACATTTCATTGGAGACTTTCTCCCGCCTGACGAACTAGACAAGTTCATGGAGACTTTCAAAGCGCTGAAG GAAGGCCGTGAGCCTGATTACTCAGAGTACAAGGAATTCAAGTTGACAGTGGAAAACATCGGTTACCAGATGCTGATGAAGATGGGCTGGAAGGAAGGGGATGGCCTCGGGAGCGACGGTCAGGGCATTAAAGCCCCGGTGAACAA GGGAGTGAGAGCCATCAATGGTGCTGGATTTGGAATTGACCGTCCAGCCGACCTGACCAAGGAGGATGATGAATACGAGGCTTTCCGCAAGAGGATGATGTTGGCCTACAGATTTCGACCCAACCCGCTG AACAATCCCCGGCGTCCGTACTACTGA
- the ACTL9 gene encoding actin-like protein 9, with translation MSSPGPMRPKSSGSSRSKSPKPRLVSPGHMRTRTPSPGYNVGASGSRSSSRERSSVRARSKTPKRGRTVKTGAVVIDTGTGTCKAGFAGQQTPEVYVGTLVGHPTEKSMRTRRDRPDTFVGDQARLESDLELILPVRHGIIVDWDAAETLWRHLFHELNVHPEDHALLMSDPPLCPTTNREKLVEVVFESLNSPGMYVAYQSVLSVYAHGKISGLVVDTGHAVTHTVPVHQGYNLPHATERMDIAGINMTSFLMDLLRDMGHYFDDRMLDVIEDIKHKCCYVALDFDSEWTRPKRDYMMDYQLPDGQMITLGKERFQCPEILFHPPQTPGLSLQGVHGMAQKSLRKVPEESRKEMYENILLCGGSSLFEGFEKRFTHDIMTGVATNTKVKVTAIPLRQYSVWTGGSILASLKNFQPCWVRREQYQEHGPYIVHRKCY, from the coding sequence ATGTCGAGTCCGGGTCCTATGCGGCCAAAAAGCTCGGGGTCATCACGTTCCAAAAGTCCTAAGCCAAGACTGGTCAGCCCAGGACATATGAGAACAAGGACTCCTTCTCCAGGATACAATGTAGGCGCATCTGGATCTCGGAGCTCTTCCCGTGAAAGAAGTTCGGTTCGGGCTCGGTCCAAGACCCCCAAACGAGGCCGTACGGTCAAGACGGGAGCGGTTGTGATTGACACCGGGACCGGCACATGCAAAGCTGGGTTTGCGGGTCAACAGACCCCTGAAGTGTACGTCGGGACATTGGTTGGACACCCGACGGAGAAGTCTATGAGGACCAGAAGAGACAGGCCAGATACGTTTGTTGGAGATCAGGCTCGGCTGGAATCCGATCTGGAGCTCATTTTGCCCGTAAGACACGGAATCATCGTCGACTGGGACGCAGCCGAAACCCTTTGGAGGCACCTCTTCCACGAGCTCAATGTCCACCCAGAAGACCATGCCCTTCTCATGTCTGATCCTCCCCTCTGTCCAACCACAAACAGAGAGAAACTGGTGGAGGTGGTCTTTGAATCGCTCAACTCCCCAGGGATGTACGTGGCCTACCAGTCGGTGTTGTCCGTCTATGCCCATGGCAAAATTAGTGGGCTTGTGGTAGACACAGGCCACGCCGTGACCCACACTGTGCCCGTCCACCAAGGGTACAACCTGCCACATGCTACGGAAAGGATGGACATAGCTGGgatcaacatgacatcctttttgATGGACCTCTTAAGGGACATGGGGCATTACTTTGACGACAGGATGCTGGATGTTATTGAAGACATCAAGCACAAGTGCTGTTATGTTGCCTTGGATTTCGATAGCGAATGGACCCGTCCCAAGAGGGACTACATGATGGACTACCAGTTGCCCGATGGCCAGATGATCACTTTAGGAAAAGAGAGGTTCCAATGTCCAGAGATATTGTTTCACCCGCCGCAGACCCCTGGACTTTCTCTTCAAGGAGTCCATGGGATGGCCCAAAAAAGTCTGCGGAAAGTCCCCGAAGAATCCAGAAAGGAAATGTATGAAAACATTCTTTTGTGCGGAGGGTCCTCCCTCTTCGAGGGCTTTGAAAAGAGGTTTACGCATGACATCATGACAGGCGTGGCCACCAACACCAAAGTGAAAGTCACAGCCATCCCCTTGAGGCAATACTCCGTCTGGACGGGAGGGTCCATTTTGGCCTCCCTGAAAAATTTCCAGCCGTGTTGGGTCAGGAGAGAGCAATACCAGGAGCATGGCCCGTACATCGTCCACCGGAAATGCTACTGA